CTGATTGACATTCCAAATAAGTACAGAACCGGTGATGTGGTCGTCGACCCACAATTTcttacagcagcagtgaacagaccggaaaaatcaaatgttattgctgagcaccatacgagattcctcagaaaataaagaatcacatcccttgtattaagttgtcctcatttgtttatttttattatgatgtaACTAGTCCAAATCACAGTTCTGGAACATTTCTCTGTGAAACACGAAACCCTTTGAATAAAGCTGACTCCTCTTCTCCTggtggtggaaaatgtgcccTGATACAAGACACTGCACATGCTGGAAGGACAACACGGTTGTCCAGACCAAGAAACTTCCAGCACCAGCGCACAAATTGTCTGTAGGCAATATGTCTATACTTGGCATCCTGTGGCCCATCAAATGCCTTGCCTCTGTACTGTTGCTTGTAGGTCATCCATGCTACCTGTAATCCATATGGGTCCAGGCACACAGCATTGAATCCAGGATGATCAGTGATGCAGTCcagtacctgattgaagtgttccTCTCCTTGTAGATGTACAGTCACTACTTTttgaatttcatggcagcaaacacattctacagctgtaggcatttgctggcaattaccacaagtacacctgaaattaaaaaaaaataaataaatagtaaaatactgagcgatgacaccatgaacagaaatgttattgaacaagtgtattgctataccaatcagtcaataattctgtttatgaaaacatttgtttaaaaatatacaagtacgtggactgaatcatgtacaaaagtaagaaatagttattgataaatctctcaagtacaagtaaaaaaaaaacattgctgaaaagaatactcaagtaatgagtaactgcttgaacataaagtccgatttatttatttaaaaaaaaaaacgtcagacaaaaatataaaattatgtccaaatgctggcatcttcaaataaaaaataaaaaaataccactgcCTACATATATCTTACCAATCTTGTAATCTCGACGAGTCTTGTCTCCATTCCATGTCAGGTCGTCTGGGCGCACTATCAGCATCCTGATTAGCATCTGGCTCGTACATGTAAGGTCCAACGTATAAAAtaccaacctcctcctcttcctccaactcTTCAAAAACTTGGTTCTCCTCATTTTCGCTCAAACTATCGCTGATATCGCTGTCTGAATCGACGTTTGAGTGGCTTTCTATAGCGTCTGCATGGAGCGCTGCCATCGctgttcccggtgtgacgtatcACTTCCGGGTTTGTCGCCCGACAAGCTCAAACTTCGGAAAAGCGATTATTTcgtcaaatatataacatataaattattttttcatactttatttgttggacagtgtttcaatgcttctattgtgaccctatatggtatttcatgaaattacttcacatttggtctttaaGGTCCATTTTACCTTATTTTTTCCTCGTCTGCCTTGTCTAGAAGTTATCCACTTTGTCCAGGTTGCTTCTTTGTCTTTTCTGCAATCAGCTGGTCCAAATGAGTCactttaaagggatcgttcggattttttgacatgaatctcaatttcatcctcacctccagtgtgtgcgatcagcactgacttacccctgacagcgttctgtgacaccagttctggttcggcgttggaagagaggaaaatagtccagcaagctgggtGGGGTgtcgaaataaaagcgtttttcttctaaaaacaatttgtgttcaaaagagtgatatatTTGCATCAgaatactccttttctgaaaaaagtcaggcaccattaccgccagccactacttttctgttcgttcgtatcactgcgcgttgcCCTATAGACGGCTaatcgacgcactgcagccagctgatccttccgccttcgaaaagacaaacaacttctagctgaaggatcagctggctgcagtgcgtcaattagcagtgcgcagtgatacgaacgaacagaaaagtagtggctggcggtaatggcgtctgacttttttcagaaaaggagtattgtgatgcaaatgtatcactcttttgaacgcaaatagtttttagaagaaaaacgctttatttccgtgaccccagccagcttgctggactatacctctcgtccaacaccggaacagaactcgtgtcacagaacgctgtcaggggtaagtcagtgctgatcacacacactggaggtgaggatgaaactgagattcatgtaaaaaaatccgaacgatccctttaacgcGAATTCTGGATGTTGTTTTCAAACGTTTCTTTCAACTAGAAAGTTCGTTTGGCCAGAGTTGATAGCAGCATTGACCTAACCTGGCAAGAAGCACTCACCTCCATCTTACCTGCTAGCCAAAATGCTAAACATCAACACGATCACGGACTTGTCATTTTTAGTTGCAAAATGAGACATTTGATTTTATTGACAGTAGCTTGCAAGTtagaatttgttttgaaatccgCCTTTtcagtgtaaaaaaatatatatcttgtCTTAATTAGCAGAATCCCGTTTTTGCAAGGCTGTCAGCtggaaaataaatctacttacttacttgtatacttacttacttaaggcgtggattaataataataaaaataataataataattattattattattcacggACGTCTATAAGTCTCCATTCCTGTGGGAGGGAAAAATTGCGCAGAAAACACGAGAGCATTTAAGAATGCACAAGCACGCATTAATTCTGAGGTAGAATGAAATgatctttattttgtttaatgttgtaAAAGATGTAGGTACTTTGTGTTATTGAAAAGTTGTACAAACAAAGTGGcaatatttcatgttttgtCAGAGCTACATAtgaaggggataaaaaaaaaaaaaatgttccgttTCAGGGGGGAATGGAGCAATCTATGTGCAATTGACACCAGGTGCCACTAGGGGGCGCCAGAGATTTTCCCCACAATGCTCTGCTGCATGCCGAGCTGTCCTTGAGGCGCATCCAGAGTCCTTCAGTCAGGCCACATCCAAAGGCATGACTCAGTACTCTGCAGGAGGCCGACCATTTCCAGCAAGATGTTAAGGTTGttaacaacatggttgttaacTTTTTTTGCACTTGCACGTGCAGTCCACCGTGGGATGAAGGATGCGAGTCCAAGTGGCCTACACAACAAAGTCATTATAAGGTTGagattaaaagaaataaaaagttgaATGGGCCCCGAAAAAGATCATCAAACTATGCCGTCATGTGCCACAACACATGCGATTGTTTGAATAGACATGTTGTGCACCCTATATGGTGTTGCTGGGTGTAAATGGCCCAGGAATTCACCTACAATGGCTGCTTTAAACCGAGATGGACGACTTCCTGTTTCATTTCATGCACAAgtccttgagatttttttttttttatgtgtgtgcatCCTGTTACGTTGGACATGTCCACACAATTTTGTGTCAATCAGCCAAACTGGTGTCAGGTCAGGCACTTATCAACAAGTCGTCCAACAATAACGACCAATTTTTGTCGTTTTTACTACGCACCAAAATACCACCATGTGTCTGTCAAGTACTGTAGTTTAGCGACCTCTATCGTTCTCGTCCCCTGTCTGGTGACCTCTTAACCCTGGTACAGAGACTGAGCAGGCAGGCAGACTCTTTTTCATAGCCGTTTTTTGGCGATAGGCGAAGTAGGCGGGTGCCTAGGGCTCCCAAGTCACCAGGGGGCCCCCAAGCTCTTATGTGGAGTCTTACCTGAGGATGATTAAAATGTCtctaatatttgtttattaCATCCCATTtttgattaaagggatacttgactcattgagccattttcagcaatgaaaagttacaaagatattttgtctataataatgtggtaacttcattattttccatttacatttaataactttaaaaagtaatttttctacttgctgtcgactgatgatgacgacatcacctgtactgaggaagtagaggtaacgaccaatcatggttcacatgtttctgagtttggtcagtaaactgagttattattggtcgttacctacttcctcagcacaggtgatgtcatcatcagtcgacagaaactggaaaatttactttttaaaggtattaattgtacatgaaaaataatgaagttatcaaattcattctggacaaaatattcacttttcactgctgaaaattgctcaatgagtcaagtgtctctttaaaaaacaaacacgacataaataaaataaagtgtgaTTTTAAGCAGTGGCTGATGTTTTTGTGTCACTTTGTGACACTACATCAGTAACGTCATTGTGTGAGAATGATTGACAGCGACCCATGTAGCCTTCCCGTTAACGAGAGTACTACTAAATAAAACAGACACCGTAATGTcatcaaaaatgtcatttggtgCGGAAAaacggaagaaaaagaaaaccgaAGATGACCAACGGTTCAAGGAGAAAGGTAAGGGACTTGTTGGTGATGGATTGTTGGAGGTGaaactccattttattttattttattttattttattttattttattttattttattttattttattttattttattttattttattttattttttagcaagtttgtttatttgttttgctagCCAGCTCGCTAGCCTTGGACATTTATTTAGAGATGCTAACTTTCTCTTGGCCAGCCCTATAGTTGCAATTGGGTACATCacaatttttaatataaaaaacagATTcattaatatactgtataagCGGTGaggacaatggatggatgtattactGCAGTattattgtaattaaaaaaataaaataaaatggaatattcAGTACTGTATTTACTTGATAACCTAAGTATGTTTGTCTTTGTAGGAGCACttgtaaaatattttggagCTCCAGATAATGATCCAGGGGGATCTTCTGAACTTCCTGACAAGGACGGACGCCATCGGACAATCACATCATTCAGGGGGACCTCCATCTGACCAGGAAGCCCATGCAGGACCACCACTTCCCTCTGGACCAGGATGCAGCATCTTCATGTACATACTTACATGGTCAGCCTcctttgttgtgttttatttcaaTGAAACACTTTTCTAAACACTCAAAAGCTGGTTTTTTTTATTGACGTCAAGAGGACTGTCAACTTAAGATGTTTCATTTTAACTGTAGTCTGTTCTGCTCATAAAGTATAACAGATTGTGGTATCTTAGGAGACCATCGAAAGGGTTTTGGAATCTCTTCATTGTAGTTTGGCAAACTAGGGGCCCCCAAACTGAATCTTGCCTCAGGCCCCCATGAAGCTAGAAACGACCCTGCTCTTTTCCTCGCTTCCACACAAACTTTATTTGAGCTTTTTCTACCAACATACTATACATACAGTGCGCTCAAAGCAAGCTCCACAGCTctcatacacttttttttcaccacAACACCGCCGCCTTGTGCTAAAGTACGGCACTGCAACACTATCCTCCATAATCCAACTCTTAAAGGGCCAGGCTTTGACCTGCTGTAACAAACATAATGTGCCcacaatggctgcttcaaaccaaaacgtTGGACTCGCTGTTCAATTTGGAGCATgactccttgagactttttgctGTCTTGCAATATTATACACATCCAGACAATggtggttgccatggcaaccctcTATTTCGTATACCTGGTTCAAACGGAGACGCATACCTGCGATTTCATCAAGTGCAGCTCATCCCGGGCTTTGCTCAGCTTCTTGTGCAGCTCGACGTATTTGCGCTGCAGCTTCTCCCTGTCCCGTCGCTCTTTCACGAAGTCCTCCTTGAACACTTCCGCCTGCACGGACAAGAAGTTACAAGAAACACGCACACGCTTGCAGGATGACGCTGCGCTAATTGACGAAAGCTAACTTGATGTTTCCAGAGGTTTTCGGAAGGTCCACGGCTTTCCTCGAGGGTCTGAACAGGATGCAGTCTCTCCTCCAGAGCCTTTTGGGGGTTgcaagcaaatattcaaaccagcattcaacaaagaaaaagtccaaacgtttttattattattattattattattattattattattattattattattaaagaaacGTTGGGCTGACTTGATTGAGCCGGTTGATCTCCTCCTGTTGATGTTGCCACTTTCGCATGAGAGCGCAGTTTTGCGCCCGCAACTCTTCGGCTTCCATCACTGCTTTGTCCACTTCTGGCTTtacagacttttaaaaaaaataaaaagtttgaatTGATATGGTTGGATTACAATACACTTTActtgttttatattcatttagtcatttgaaaagtaaatttaaaaaatgatatgCATGTGAGGTGCAGGTATTATTTGTATCCACTTGAGGTCGCCATCCTCACGTTGCACACTGTGGTATTTGTGAGGTGAAATGTGTGCGTCTAGGCGGGCTGATTGGCGTGGAAGTCAGCCAATGAGAACGGAGAGTTGCTTGGCTGAACATTCGACACTGCGTTTGTCTTCAGAAATAAATACAACGTGTATTTCATTCGAGATATTTGTTGTGCTTTTTACCGGACGTTTTTCTCCCTTGGATGCTTTTGTTTGATGTGTCTCCTTGTTATCGTCGCTGATGTGTTCTCGTCGTGATGCCTGAAGACTCGCAAGCTGGCAAAAGGAAccaaaacaaattttaaatctcgtttgcttgttttgtttattgaacatagaaACCAGCAACACTGAAATactgatataaaaataaaaatattcaaatgttgtttttacacacacacacacacacacacacatatatatatatatatatatatatatatatatatatatatatatatatatatatatatatatatatatatatatatatatatatatatatatatatatatatatatatatatatatatatatatatgtatgtatatatttatgttagagctgtcaaacgattacattttttaatcagattgacCACatattagaattttgattaatcatgattaatcactgacttaaaaaggcttttttcccccaacatattttgcccgctaaatttgaagcgcacctgttatgtgttaattttttcgacatttaatgttatgacgacatcttcaaacatttatatccactgcacacactcatcctgctttttctaatcaattaattattttcataatttaaaatgggaaaaaatgacctacagcatatgtaaacatttattaaatgcttcactttaatgcatgta
This genomic window from Festucalex cinctus isolate MCC-2025b chromosome 20, RoL_Fcin_1.0, whole genome shotgun sequence contains:
- the LOC144009437 gene encoding TNFAIP3-interacting protein 3-like isoform X1, with translation MSVFEDILHIKRQKVSARSQPHVRKCTTRHIMSQNVSMQARIFILERQRQELLTINENWAKAYNTMMAFYQQKLASLQASRREHISDDNKETHQTKASKGEKRPSVKPEVDKAVMEAEELRAQNCALMRKWQHQQEEINRLNQALEERLHPVQTLEESRGPSENLWKHQAEVFKEDFVKERRDREKLQRKYVELHKKLSKARDELHLMKSQATWTRILHPTVDCTCKCKKS
- the LOC144009437 gene encoding uncharacterized protein LOC144009437 isoform X2; protein product: MSVFEDILHIKRQKVSARSQPHVRKCTTRHIMSQNVSMQARIFILERQRQELASLQASRREHISDDNKETHQTKASKGEKRPSVKPEVDKAVMEAEELRAQNCALMRKWQHQQEEINRLNQALEERLHPVQTLEESRGPSENLWKHQAEVFKEDFVKERRDREKLQRKYVELHKKLSKARDELHLMKSQATWTRILHPTVDCTCKCKKS